Proteins from a single region of Chitinophagales bacterium:
- a CDS encoding Crp/Fnr family transcriptional regulator, producing MPIIDILNEHFPEFLDADLLAEIEKKGKIVKYKENEVIIDHGSIIKYIPLLFDGKFKVFKVDEEEHELFLYYLDAGQGCAMSFACYDKMSSIKVQAVEDSKVVAVPSSSMEDWMMKYPSWNRFVLRSYNQRFDEVLETLNEVAFKQLDERLLNYLHKQVDATENSELNITHAQIAQELNTSREVISRLLKKLEERKEVKLERNKITVF from the coding sequence ATGCCAATAATAGATATTTTAAACGAACATTTTCCCGAATTTTTAGATGCAGATTTACTTGCTGAAATTGAAAAAAAAGGAAAAATAGTTAAGTACAAAGAAAATGAAGTTATTATAGATCATGGGAGTATTATAAAGTATATTCCCTTGCTTTTTGATGGAAAATTTAAAGTATTTAAAGTAGATGAAGAAGAGCACGAGCTATTTTTATACTATTTAGATGCGGGGCAGGGCTGTGCTATGTCTTTTGCGTGCTACGATAAAATGAGCAGTATAAAAGTGCAGGCGGTAGAAGATTCAAAAGTTGTAGCTGTTCCGTCATCATCTATGGAAGATTGGATGATGAAATATCCAAGCTGGAATAGATTTGTTTTGCGTTCGTACAACCAGCGTTTTGATGAAGTGCTAGAAACGCTTAATGAAGTGGCATTTAAGCAGTTAGATGAAAGATTGCTAAATTATTTGCACAAACAAGTAGATGCAACAGAAAATAGTGAATTAAATATTACGCACGCTCAAATTGCCCAAGAGCTAAATACATCAAGAGAAGTAATATCAAGGCTACTAAAAAAGTTAGAAGAACGCAAAGAAGTAAAATTAGAAAGGAATAAAATAACGGTGTTTTAG
- the porQ gene encoding type IX secretion system protein PorQ gives MKKVLIFLFVINTAYAQVGGMSTFQFLDMPVSARAAAQGGVYNHIYDTEDAGLAIGNPAMLQKGMHKHISMSYLPYFAGSHYANASYVHSFNFATFQFGAQFMNYGKQERYDEYGNSQGTFGASDVALVVGAGRSFFSDKLKFGANVKLAYSQIESYNAMGMAFDLAGMYVDTAKNFSASLIVKNVGFLMKTYVKGKGQEMMPTDVQFGISKRFKHLPFRINITAHNFTRWDLIDDNGVANDNQTGSIFGEEDKKPKKGVVFLDNMMRHIIIGGEFEFGRVFSLGFAYNHHRRQELKFPNKAGLSGFSFGAGLHIKRVDIQYSFAKYTVAGSANQFTLNLNLGEQIKHRKPQKKEKPAKEEKSSNKTTEK, from the coding sequence TTGAAGAAAGTACTTATTTTTTTATTTGTTATCAATACAGCTTATGCACAAGTAGGCGGTATGAGTACTTTTCAGTTTTTAGATATGCCTGTTTCTGCTCGTGCAGCAGCACAGGGAGGTGTTTATAATCATATTTACGATACCGAAGATGCCGGTTTAGCCATTGGAAATCCTGCCATGTTGCAAAAAGGAATGCATAAACATATATCTATGTCGTATTTGCCTTATTTTGCAGGTAGTCATTATGCCAATGCTTCTTACGTGCACAGTTTTAATTTTGCTACTTTTCAGTTTGGAGCTCAATTTATGAATTATGGCAAGCAAGAACGCTATGACGAATACGGCAATAGCCAAGGAACTTTTGGTGCTTCAGACGTGGCACTTGTAGTAGGAGCAGGGCGTAGCTTTTTTAGCGATAAACTTAAGTTTGGAGCCAATGTGAAATTGGCATATTCGCAAATAGAAAGCTACAATGCAATGGGTATGGCATTTGACTTAGCCGGAATGTATGTAGATACCGCAAAAAACTTTTCAGCATCATTAATAGTTAAAAATGTAGGCTTTTTAATGAAAACCTATGTAAAAGGAAAAGGGCAGGAAATGATGCCTACCGATGTGCAGTTTGGTATTTCAAAGCGATTTAAACACCTGCCATTTAGAATAAATATAACAGCTCATAATTTTACACGCTGGGATTTAATAGATGATAATGGCGTAGCCAATGATAACCAAACCGGCAGTATATTTGGCGAAGAAGATAAAAAACCTAAAAAAGGAGTAGTTTTTTTAGACAATATGATGAGGCATATTATAATAGGTGGCGAATTTGAGTTTGGAAGAGTATTCTCATTAGGTTTTGCGTATAACCACCACAGGCGACAAGAGCTGAAATTTCCCAATAAAGCAGGATTGTCGGGCTTTAGTTTTGGAGCAGGCTTGCATATAAAAAGAGTTGATATACAGTATTCTTTTGCAAAATATACTGTAGCCGGTTCTGCCAATCAGTTTACTTTAAACTTAAATTTAGGCGAGCAGATAAAACACCGAAAACCACAGAAAAAGGAAAAACCTGCTAAAGAAGAAAAAAGCAGTAATAAAACTACAGAAAAGTAA
- a CDS encoding histidine kinase, translating to MNLKLILLLSFFTISLFSYTQNTPQIDSLKQELSNYQKQDSLRFELLIETFRLEFKQDLDSALQLAEEAHLIAKTLKNKRFEAKALIYKAMYYGKNKLYDKALNLAIESYELSKQHSPKEEQIFIKSELSSYYRVTNETDKALSIMLEIIEMVKNDAPSPNKARYYFEVGNTYGTMEDYTNAEIYFNKAIEISEEIGFTPGIMAGKSTLMEMYYMDNNCQKLYTLYDELLIYYSQSADKSKLGKIKMFKGFCLVKEHKYTLAKPYLEDAYKIYTDVGDMQSKKRIAEKMIIMYSALQQFDKAEEIEFVYITLKDSLDNEKRMALAEELKEKYETDILKQEKEQALVNEQYATQLAGKNKKLFIASLIGGLAILLLALFFIYQIQLKKRAEIAELKLFETENKLNLERQLNQAELKALKSQMNPHFLFNAFNSIQEYIILNNRELASDYLGKFADLMRIYLDHSREKLITLEDEIKASELYLSLEKIRFEDELNYSVSKAKNIDETQVSIPPMLIQPFIENALKHGLLHKKGEKKLNVFFSTNEKQDVICTIEDNGIGRKASAMLQQNNMKKHKSFATSATQNRIELLNMGRQADISLQIEDLSNDKGEATGTKVTLIIPKA from the coding sequence ATGAACCTAAAACTAATCTTATTACTCAGTTTTTTTACAATAAGTCTATTTTCTTATACCCAAAATACCCCTCAAATTGATAGTTTAAAACAAGAATTATCTAACTATCAAAAGCAAGATTCTCTTAGATTTGAATTGCTGATAGAAACCTTTAGATTAGAATTTAAACAGGATTTAGATTCGGCTTTGCAGTTAGCCGAAGAAGCCCATTTAATAGCTAAAACACTTAAAAATAAAAGATTTGAAGCTAAGGCTTTAATTTATAAGGCTATGTATTATGGTAAAAACAAATTGTACGATAAAGCATTGAATCTTGCTATAGAATCTTACGAACTATCTAAACAACATAGCCCAAAAGAAGAGCAAATTTTTATAAAAAGTGAGTTAAGCTCTTACTACCGCGTTACCAACGAAACCGATAAAGCATTATCTATTATGCTGGAAATAATAGAAATGGTAAAAAATGATGCTCCATCACCCAATAAAGCAAGATATTATTTTGAAGTAGGTAATACTTACGGCACTATGGAAGATTATACCAATGCAGAAATTTATTTCAACAAAGCAATAGAAATAAGCGAAGAAATTGGATTTACACCAGGCATTATGGCAGGAAAATCTACCTTGATGGAAATGTATTATATGGATAATAATTGCCAAAAACTATATACGCTCTATGATGAATTATTAATTTATTATAGTCAATCTGCCGATAAGTCAAAGTTGGGGAAAATTAAGATGTTTAAAGGGTTTTGTTTAGTGAAAGAGCATAAATATACTTTGGCAAAACCATATTTAGAAGATGCTTACAAAATTTATACAGATGTGGGCGATATGCAATCGAAAAAAAGAATAGCGGAAAAAATGATAATTATGTATTCGGCTCTTCAACAATTTGATAAAGCCGAAGAAATAGAATTTGTTTATATCACTTTAAAAGACTCTTTAGATAATGAAAAAAGAATGGCTTTAGCAGAAGAACTAAAAGAAAAATATGAAACCGACATTTTAAAACAAGAAAAAGAACAAGCCTTAGTAAATGAGCAATATGCCACTCAGTTAGCCGGCAAAAACAAAAAATTATTTATTGCTTCATTAATTGGAGGACTAGCTATTCTGCTACTGGCACTTTTCTTTATTTATCAAATACAGCTTAAAAAACGTGCAGAAATAGCTGAACTAAAACTATTTGAAACAGAAAATAAACTCAATTTAGAACGCCAACTTAATCAGGCAGAATTAAAGGCTTTAAAATCTCAAATGAATCCACATTTTTTGTTCAATGCTTTTAATTCTATACAAGAATACATTATCTTAAACAATAGAGAACTGGCTAGCGATTATTTAGGGAAATTTGCCGATTTAATGCGTATTTACCTTGACCATAGCAGAGAGAAACTCATTACATTAGAAGATGAAATTAAAGCGAGTGAATTGTATTTGTCTTTAGAAAAAATCCGTTTTGAAGATGAATTAAATTACAGTGTTTCAAAAGCTAAAAATATAGACGAAACACAAGTTTCTATTCCGCCAATGTTGATACAACCCTTTATTGAAAACGCATTAAAACACGGTTTGCTTCATAAAAAAGGAGAGAAAAAACTTAACGTATTTTTTAGCACAAATGAAAAACAAGACGTTATTTGTACTATTGAAGACAATGGAATAGGTAGAAAAGCGTCAGCTATGTTGCAACAAAATAATATGAAAAAGCATAAAAGTTTTGCCACTTCTGCCACACAAAATAG
- a CDS encoding GNAT family N-acetyltransferase, with product MEITTAIKSFDKLSLEELYGIIHLREKVFVVEQNAAYQDTDYKDQKSWHVMLKDKEKVVAYARVIPQGISYTEASIGRVVSDGAYRKLGLGRKIMEESLKVLNEKFKTSACRISAQTYLVPFYKSYGFKVCSTEYLEDGLPHYEMIKE from the coding sequence ATGGAAATAACTACAGCTATAAAATCTTTTGATAAACTAAGTTTAGAAGAACTATACGGCATTATACACTTGCGAGAAAAAGTTTTTGTAGTAGAACAAAATGCCGCTTACCAAGATACCGATTATAAAGATCAAAAATCGTGGCATGTAATGCTAAAAGATAAAGAAAAGGTAGTGGCTTATGCACGAGTAATACCACAAGGAATTTCTTATACAGAAGCTTCAATAGGTAGAGTAGTTTCAGACGGAGCGTACAGAAAACTTGGATTAGGAAGAAAAATAATGGAAGAAAGCCTAAAAGTTTTAAATGAAAAATTTAAAACAAGTGCATGCAGAATTTCTGCACAAACATATTTAGTACCTTTCTATAAAAGTTATGGATTTAAAGTATGTAGCACAGAGTATTTAGAAGACGGATTGCCACATTACGAAATGATAAAAGAATAA
- a CDS encoding thiol protease/hemagglutinin PrtT, producing MKKSILSSLLFIISLSFSFAKTIDANYAKIVAQNFLENETKIADASHLTLVKTEFSKHKPAYFNAPLPLFYTFTTANNEFVIVAADDAAMPILGYSDESRTIDVNNIPNSIQKWFELYKKQIIYITDNNIEATPTIDFLWTSYYNDIPIAQAKGTNAVSPLVQTTWNQSPYYNAQCPGGSVTGCVATAMCQIMKYWDYPATGSGFHSYNEDNYGTLSANFGSTTYNWASMPNNVSSSNSAVATLMYHVGVSVDMDYSPQVSGAFVISAQSPVQHCSEYALKTYFGYKTSMQGLARSNYSESQWTSMLRTELDAGRPILYTGFGSGGGHAFVCDGYDNNGYFHFNWGWGGAYDGYFVVNALNPSGVGTGGGSGGYNSGQQALIGIEPANGGGGGGGGGTQPGSTNLALNDYVSPSNSTIYYGQSFSISTNVVNNDVNNFAGDYCAAVFDLDGNFLDYVEVLTGATLQSGYTYSSNMVFSSGGLLSMVPGSYYVGIFYRPTGNNWIEVADNTPYANFIQMNVINPNDLELTENITSNTGSSIVQGSPLSVNLNLINNSASTFYGDYAVNLYNLDGSYAEGIETITENNGLPPGYTYNNSLTFSTNAIASTPGTYLLAAVYFPNGGNLNIVGSSNYINPIRVTVKAPQISPDIYENNDAESQAYAFNPNFSGNNANVSTTGSNLHITSDNDYYKLVLPAGSNYNVSARLHDSYNSGNGNTYSVDALFSYSTDIVNWSSAFDDVIGYTIGITNGGELYFRVAPYFAGETGSYLLQMNVEKTNNPVGIIETAEQNLVNLYPNPASERIILSSENNVEQLKLYNNLGKEIQVNYSDINSNKKQIDISNLSTGVYILKGKTNGKTFTEKLIKE from the coding sequence ATGAAAAAATCAATACTTTCTTCATTACTTTTTATCATTTCGCTTTCTTTTTCTTTTGCTAAAACAATAGATGCAAATTATGCCAAAATAGTAGCTCAAAATTTCTTAGAAAATGAAACTAAAATTGCAGATGCAAGTCATTTAACTTTAGTTAAAACAGAATTTTCTAAACACAAGCCTGCATATTTTAATGCTCCCCTACCCTTGTTTTATACTTTTACAACTGCCAATAATGAATTTGTAATAGTTGCAGCAGATGATGCAGCAATGCCAATATTGGGATACTCTGACGAAAGCAGAACTATTGATGTAAATAATATTCCCAACAGTATTCAAAAATGGTTTGAACTGTATAAAAAACAGATTATTTATATAACCGACAATAACATTGAGGCTACGCCTACAATAGACTTTTTATGGACATCTTATTACAATGATATTCCCATAGCTCAAGCTAAAGGCACTAATGCCGTTTCGCCATTAGTACAAACCACTTGGAATCAATCGCCATATTATAATGCACAGTGCCCCGGTGGTTCTGTAACGGGTTGCGTAGCCACGGCTATGTGTCAAATAATGAAATATTGGGATTATCCTGCCACAGGTTCAGGCTTCCACTCTTATAATGAAGATAATTATGGCACTTTATCTGCCAACTTCGGAAGTACTACCTACAACTGGGCTTCAATGCCTAATAATGTGAGCAGTTCTAATAGTGCTGTTGCCACTTTAATGTATCATGTAGGTGTAAGTGTAGATATGGATTATAGCCCACAAGTAAGCGGAGCTTTTGTTATCAGTGCTCAAAGTCCTGTTCAGCATTGCTCGGAATATGCTTTAAAAACCTATTTTGGCTACAAAACATCTATGCAAGGCTTAGCGAGAAGTAATTATTCAGAATCTCAATGGACATCAATGTTAAGAACTGAACTTGATGCCGGCAGACCAATATTATATACCGGATTTGGCTCTGGCGGAGGGCACGCATTTGTGTGTGACGGCTATGATAATAATGGATATTTCCACTTTAATTGGGGCTGGGGCGGAGCTTACGATGGTTATTTTGTGGTTAATGCCCTTAATCCAAGTGGTGTAGGAACAGGAGGTGGCTCCGGAGGATACAATAGCGGACAGCAAGCATTAATAGGAATAGAACCTGCCAACGGTGGCGGAGGCGGTGGTGGCGGAGGCACTCAACCGGGTAGTACAAATTTGGCTTTAAATGACTATGTTTCGCCCTCTAATTCTACTATATATTATGGGCAAAGTTTTAGTATAAGTACCAATGTTGTAAATAATGATGTAAATAATTTTGCAGGAGATTATTGTGCCGCAGTTTTTGATTTGGATGGCAACTTTTTAGATTATGTAGAAGTACTAACAGGAGCTACACTACAAAGCGGATATACATATTCAAGCAATATGGTATTTAGTTCGGGAGGTTTATTAAGTATGGTGCCGGGCTCATATTATGTTGGTATTTTCTATCGCCCTACGGGAAATAACTGGATAGAAGTGGCGGATAATACGCCTTATGCAAACTTTATTCAAATGAATGTTATAAATCCTAACGATTTAGAATTGACAGAAAATATAACATCTAACACAGGAAGTAGTATTGTGCAAGGAAGTCCGCTATCTGTTAATTTGAATTTAATAAATAATTCAGCATCTACTTTTTATGGTGATTATGCGGTTAATCTATACAATTTAGATGGTTCTTATGCAGAAGGAATAGAAACTATTACAGAAAACAATGGATTACCACCCGGATATACGTATAATAACTCTTTAACATTTTCTACTAATGCCATCGCTTCCACCCCTGGAACTTATTTGTTGGCAGCTGTATATTTTCCCAATGGTGGAAATTTGAATATAGTAGGCTCTTCCAACTATATTAATCCTATAAGAGTAACGGTAAAAGCACCGCAAATTTCTCCGGATATTTATGAAAATAATGATGCCGAAAGTCAAGCGTATGCTTTTAACCCTAATTTTAGTGGAAATAATGCAAATGTTTCTACCACAGGTTCAAATTTACATATCACATCAGATAATGACTACTACAAATTAGTACTTCCGGCAGGAAGTAATTATAATGTTTCGGCTCGCCTCCACGATTCTTATAATAGTGGAAATGGAAATACTTACTCAGTAGATGCTCTTTTTAGTTATTCTACAGATATAGTTAATTGGTCATCTGCTTTTGATGATGTTATTGGATACACTATTGGCATAACAAACGGAGGAGAACTCTATTTTAGAGTTGCTCCTTATTTTGCAGGAGAAACGGGTTCTTATTTATTGCAGATGAATGTTGAAAAAACAAACAATCCGGTAGGAATTATAGAAACCGCAGAACAAAATTTGGTTAATTTATATCCTAATCCGGCTTCAGAACGCATTATTTTGTCTTCGGAAAATAACGTAGAACAATTAAAACTGTACAATAATCTGGGTAAAGAAATTCAAGTAAACTACTCAGATATTAATTCTAATAAAAAGCAAATAGACATTAGTAATTTAAGTACAGGCGTTTATATACTTAAAGGAAAAACGAACGGAAAAACGTTTACTGAAAAATTGATTAAAGAATGA
- the rpsA gene encoding 30S ribosomal protein S1 yields MTSLDVWHDWINEAKTFLNEAETTEETTEEEVVEVAEEETDGKADESSDDDEDVEDFEEEDDVEDAEAPYVKEAREEAVETAHDDFDWSVDKRNVTTYSKAEKAEMEETYTAALNSLEENTVVKGTVVSINKADVVLNVGFKSDGMVSTSEFRDMEDLKVGDEVDVYVVNTENQRGQLELSRKKAKLLTAWTSIKNAYENDEIVKGKIITKTKGGLIANVFGLETFLPGSQIDVKPIVDYDAFVGKIMEFKVVKINEAIKNAVVSHKALIESDIEEQRLEIISQLEKGQVLEGVIKNITDFGAFIDLGGVDGLLYITDISWGRINHPSEVLELNQKINVVVLEFDDKKSRISLGLKQLQPHPWDEFGDKIEVGQKVKGKIVNVEDYGAFLEINPGVEGLIHVSEVAWSNEPINARDFFKLGDEHEAVVMTIDREERKMSLSLKELTPDPWNEIGKNFPIGSKHKGEVKNITPYGVFVELEQGIGGMVHISDLSWTKRFNHPSEFTKVGEEIECVVLDIDNENRKLSLGHKQIEEDPWDTFESVFPEGSVHEATVLKTEDKGSIILLPYGLEGFAPTRHMKKEDGSDAKVDEKLDFKVLEFNRNDKRIILSHSAVYNDKIEAERAEQKETAKKDNARTKKAIKDLNSSNEASTLGDLDVLSQLKQKMEKAEKKGKK; encoded by the coding sequence ATGACAAGCTTAGATGTATGGCACGATTGGATAAACGAAGCTAAAACATTCTTAAATGAAGCAGAAACTACTGAAGAAACCACAGAAGAAGAAGTAGTAGAAGTAGCAGAGGAAGAAACTGACGGCAAAGCCGATGAATCTTCTGACGATGATGAAGATGTAGAAGATTTTGAAGAAGAAGACGATGTAGAAGATGCAGAAGCTCCGTATGTTAAAGAAGCAAGAGAAGAAGCAGTAGAAACAGCTCATGATGATTTTGATTGGTCTGTAGATAAAAGAAATGTAACTACATATTCTAAAGCTGAAAAAGCTGAAATGGAAGAAACTTATACGGCTGCATTAAACTCTTTAGAAGAGAATACAGTGGTAAAAGGTACAGTGGTAAGTATTAATAAAGCAGATGTAGTATTAAACGTAGGTTTTAAATCTGACGGTATGGTTTCTACTTCTGAATTTAGAGATATGGAAGACCTAAAAGTAGGCGATGAAGTAGATGTTTACGTAGTAAATACTGAAAACCAAAGAGGTCAGTTAGAGTTATCTCGTAAAAAAGCTAAATTACTTACTGCTTGGACAAGCATTAAAAATGCTTACGAAAACGATGAGATTGTTAAAGGTAAAATTATTACTAAAACTAAAGGTGGTTTAATAGCCAATGTATTTGGTTTAGAAACATTCTTGCCGGGTTCTCAAATAGATGTTAAGCCAATAGTGGATTATGATGCGTTTGTAGGTAAAATTATGGAATTTAAAGTAGTGAAAATTAATGAAGCTATTAAAAATGCCGTAGTATCTCACAAAGCATTAATTGAAAGCGATATTGAAGAGCAACGTTTAGAAATAATCTCTCAATTAGAAAAAGGTCAAGTATTAGAAGGTGTTATTAAAAACATTACAGACTTTGGAGCATTTATAGATTTAGGTGGTGTAGATGGTTTATTATACATTACAGATATTTCTTGGGGACGTATTAACCACCCAAGTGAAGTATTAGAATTAAATCAAAAAATTAATGTTGTTGTATTAGAATTTGACGATAAGAAAAGTAGAATTTCTTTAGGTCTTAAACAATTACAACCACATCCATGGGATGAATTTGGCGATAAAATAGAAGTAGGTCAAAAAGTTAAAGGTAAAATTGTTAATGTTGAAGATTACGGAGCTTTCTTAGAAATTAATCCGGGTGTAGAAGGTTTAATTCACGTAAGTGAAGTGGCGTGGAGCAATGAGCCTATTAACGCAAGAGATTTCTTTAAATTAGGAGATGAGCACGAAGCTGTAGTGATGACAATAGATAGAGAAGAAAGAAAAATGTCTTTATCATTGAAAGAATTAACTCCAGACCCTTGGAATGAAATAGGTAAAAACTTCCCAATAGGTTCAAAACACAAAGGAGAAGTTAAAAACATTACGCCTTACGGTGTGTTTGTTGAGTTAGAGCAAGGTATTGGTGGCATGGTTCATATTTCAGATTTATCATGGACAAAACGTTTCAATCATCCGTCTGAGTTTACAAAAGTAGGTGAAGAAATAGAATGTGTAGTTTTAGATATAGATAATGAAAACAGAAAATTATCGTTAGGACACAAACAAATAGAAGAAGACCCATGGGATACTTTTGAATCAGTGTTCCCTGAAGGTTCTGTGCACGAAGCTACCGTATTAAAAACAGAAGATAAAGGAAGTATTATATTATTACCTTATGGTTTAGAAGGTTTTGCACCTACACGCCACATGAAAAAAGAAGATGGCTCAGATGCAAAAGTTGACGAAAAATTAGATTTTAAAGTATTGGAATTTAATAGAAACGATAAGAGAATAATTCTTTCTCACTCAGCTGTTTATAATGATAAAATAGAAGCAGAAAGAGCAGAGCAAAAAGAAACAGCTAAGAAAGACAATGCAAGAACGAAAAAGGCTATAAAAGACTTAAATTCAAGCAATGAAGCTTCAACTTTAGGCGATTTAGATGTACTTTCTCAATTGAAACAAAAAATGGAAAAAGCTGAGAAAAAAGGTAAAAAATAA